Within the Candidatus Thiopontia autotrophica genome, the region CAGAGAGTCTTAGCAGCAACTTCCAGGAAGTTCGCTACACATTCGACGACTTTCTTGAGGAAAGTGGCTTTAACTTTTAATCCTTAACGGATTGAAACAATCTGAAATAGTGGTGAAACAACAGAGAAATGGTTGCCCACTATGATGAGAGTCGTGAACAGACACTGGAGGCCTCTCCCTCCTCCTCGATAGTCTCCAGTGTCTGTTCAGCTTGTTTATAGACAATTACCAATAACGAGAATAAGACCATGAAAAATATGACTAAAAATATTATCAATTTTGTAATGGATCCACTGGGCGAAGGATTCATTGTTATAGGCTCAATGCTCATGTTCGCTCTATTTGCCCTTTAGATAAAAGTTGTCCTCCCCCTAAATCCGATACACATTTCGAAGCTGTGTATCGGATTTTTTATTGCAACATACACAGATCAATTTAGTATATGAGATGACGATAAAGAGAGCGGTAGAGACCATACTTAACACCCTTAACAACCCCTTGATTGAGGTAATACTTGTATTCGGGATCATATTAACTGTTGTGATACTGATGTAATCGGAAAAGGGGACAGATTTATTTTTTCGTACGTGGCCAGCAAAGTGTGGGGTCAGAAAAATAAATCTGTCCCCTTTTTTTAATCAAAGATTCAAAGCACCCTCCATAGCACCCTCAGACCAATAAAAACAAAAAAGCAGCTTGCCTTAATTGACAAACTGCTTGTATTGGTGGGACATGAAGGATTCGATCGGCTAAGCCGAGGCGGCCGCAGGACGTCCACCGAAGGTGAGAATCCCCACATAAGCTGGAAATAAAAAAGCAGCTTGCCTTAATTGACAAACTGCTTATATTGGTGGGACATGAAGGATTCGAACCTTCGACCAAGAGATTAAGAGTCTCCTGCTCTACCAACTGAGCTAATGTCCCAAAATATGGGGTGACTGATGGGGCTCGAACCCACGACCACCGGAATCACAATCCAGGGCTCTACCAACTGAGCTACAGTCACCATTGTACGTTGCTCTAAAATATTATCCTGCCAAAAATGGCGCGCCCGGCAGGATTCGAACCTGCTACCCTCGGCTTAGAAGGCCGATGCTCTATCCTGATGAGCTACGGGCGCAGTATCTAAATTTGGTCGGGGTGGAGGGATTCGAACCCCCGACATTCTGCTCCCAAAGCAGACGCGCTACCAGGCTGCGCTACACCCCGAACACCGATTACAAAATCAGCGAGCGCGAATAATACCATCAACGGTCTGCAGGTCAAGATCGAGTGCTATAATGTTGCAACTTTTTTACCATTTATGGTGTTACGGAGCAGAAACAGGATGAGTGCGACTATCCTAGACGGAAAAGGAATTGCGACAGAGATCAAGGAGGATGTGCGTAGAGAGGTAGACTCCCTGCTCGCCAAAGGACATCGTCAGCCAGGTCTGGCTGTCATCCAGGTAGGTAGTGATCCCGCCTCTGGCGTCTATGTTCGTAACAAGCGCAACAGCTGTGGAGCTGCCGGCATTCTCTCTATTGAACACGATCTACCAGAGACAACCACCCAGGAAGAGCTACTTGCAATTGTTGATCAGTTAAACAACGATCCAACTGTTGATGGGATCCTGGTTCAGCTTCCCCTACCTTCACACATTGATCCTGAGACAGTTATTGAGGAGATTCACCCAGACAAGGATGTGGATGGCTTCCACCCCTACAACATGGGCCGGCTAGCTCTAAAGATGCCGGTACTTCGTCCCTGTACACCAAAAGGTGTAATGACACTTCTGGAACGAACCGGAATCCTGCTAGAGGGGAAGGAGGCGGTAATTGTGGGGGCCTCAAATATTGTGGGACGCCCAATGACCCTGGAGCTACTCTCTGCCCGCTGCACCACAACCACCTGCCACAGCAAGACGCAGGACCTAGAGGCTCATGTACGCCGTGCCGAGATCCTGGTTGTTGGTGTTGGAATACCAAACTTCATTCCTGGTAAATGGATCCGTGAGGGGGCTGTGGTGATCGATGTTGGCATCAACCGGCTGGATGATGGAACCCTGACTGGTGATGTCGATTTTGAGGGTGCAAGCAAAAATGCTTCCTGGATCACACCGGTACCCGGTGGTGTCGGTCCGATGACTATTGCCACCCTGCTACAAAACACCTTGAAGGCGGCCGAGGTTTTCCACGGCACCTAAGGAATCCCTGCAAAAGTGGTGGTGGTACCGTCCAAGCAACCGTCTGTGGCCAGGATGGCCACGGTCGAGCGATACATGGATGTACTTGAGCGTGTTGCTTGGACGGTACCACCACTACTTTCGCAGGGATATCAAACTATCCCCGGCGCCAGGTAGTACCCTCGGCACCATCCTCCAGCACAATCCCCTGCTCCACAAAGAGATCACGAATACGGTCTGACTCTGCCCAATCCTTGTTGGTACGTGCAGCTGCGCGATCCTCAATCAACTGCTCAATCTCCTCATCACTGAGACCACCCTCAGAGGATCCCTCCCCCTGCAGAAACTGCTCTGGATTCTGCTGCAACAGCCCAAGAATATCCGCCAGCTCTCTCAGAAGGGATGCATGAGAGGCAGCCGCTTCAGGTTGAACACTCGCTAGACGGTTGATCTCGCGCACCAGATCAAACAGCACAGAGAGTGCCTCCGGGGTATTGAAATCATCATCCATCGCCGCATTGAAGCGCTGTCCCCAACCGCTATCCTCAATTGCCTCTACCCCACCTGTCTCGATTCCACGCAGCGCAGTGTAGAAACGGGTGAGTGCCGCTTGGGCATTCTGCAGATTCTCTTCGCTGTAGTTGAGCGGGCTGCGATAGTGGCTGGTGAGCAGGAAGTAGCGAACCACCTCGGCTGGATATTTCTGCAACACCTCACGTATGGTGAAGAAGTTCCCCAGTGACTTTGACATCTTCTCGTCATCCACCCGCACAAATCCGGCATGCATCCAGTAGTTGACGAAGCTCTCGCAGGTCGCCCCCTCTGCCTGCGCAATCTCGTTCTCATGGTGCGGGAAGATCAGATCCATCCCCCCGCCATGGATATCAAAGTGGTTCCCAAGACACTGGGTCGACATGGCCGAACACTCAATATGCCAACCCGGACGCCCTCTGCCCCATGGTGAGTCCCAGCTGGGCTCATCCGGTTTGGCTGATTTCCAGAGCGCAAAGTCCACCGGATCTCTCTTGAGATCTCCTATCTTGACTCGAGCACCGGCCTGCAGATCCTCCAGGTTCTTGCCTGAGAGCTTGCCGTACTCCTCAATCTCCGAGACCTCACAGTAGACATCACCATTTTCCACCACGTATGCCTTGCCGTTGGCAATCAGCTTCTCGATCATGTCAATAATCTCGTCCATCGAGTGAGTTGCCCGTGGCTCCTGGGTTGGTGGTTCAATTCCCAGTGCTGCAGCATCCTCATGCAGAGCAGCCACAAAACGGTCCACCAGGTCATTGAAGTCTTCACCATTCTCATTGGCCCGATTGATAATCTTGTCATCAATATCGGTAATATTACGCACATAGTTCACATCGTATCCACGAGAACGGAGATAACGAACCACCACATCAAAGAAGACCATGACCCGAGCATGACCAACATGACAGAAGTCATAAACAGTCATCCCGCAGACATACATGTTGACCTTTCCATCATGGATTGGTTTGAAGGTCTCCTTGGAGCGACTCTGAGTATTGTAGATCTGTAACATGGCGAGAGATTATATCGCCACAAGTGATCAATATCACTCATAGTGTTATGATTCGCGCCAAGTTTTCACTAGAGACAGGAAGCAGATGAAGAAAAATATAATCAAACTGGGGGCAGCAGTTGCTGTTGTTGGTGCAATCCTTTTTACCGTAGTACCTACAGCACCTGCAGTTGCAAACGAGAAGAACCCTGAAATTGCGGCTAACGCCCCTGTGGTCGAGATCAAGACCAACCACGGGGATATAAGGTTACAGCTAGACTCTGCCCGTGCACCTTTCACCGTAATAAACTTTATCCACTACGTAGAGAAGGGCCACTACAACAGCACAATTTTTCACCGCGTTATCCCAGGCTTCATGATTCAAGGTGGCGGCTTCACAACAGACTATGAGAAGAGGCCAACTGATGACATGATCCCAAATGAGGCGGACAACGGCCTGAAGAACCTGCCAGGTACAATTGCCATGGCACGCACCAGTGACCCACACTCGGCTACTGCACAGTTCTTCATCAATACTGCCAACAACCGTTTCCTTAACCACACCAGAAAATCTCAACGTGGCTGGGGCTATACAGTATTTGGCAAAGTTGTAGATGGAATAGATGTAGTACGCAAGATTGAGCAGGTAGAGACCGGTTCAGGCGGCCCTTTCCGGACTGACGCACCACAACAGATGGTGGTTATCGAGTCTATCCAGATGATATCCAAATAAAATTTTTACGAATACAATCCGCGCAAACAAGGTTTGCATAAAACAGAGGAAAACCACATGAAAGTCAATATGACAACATCCCTTGGGGAGATCACCATTGAACTGGACGGCGACAAAGCCCCCAAGACTGTAGATAACTTTCTCGGCTACTGTCGTGACGGTTTCTATGACGGCACAATTTTTCACCGTGTAATTCCAGGATTCATGGTGCAGGGTGGTGGCATGGAGCCAGGCCTGACCGAAAAAACAACCAAAGATCCTGTTGAGAATGAGGCCGCGAACGGACTTGCCAATGATGTCGGCACTCTTGCCATGGCTCGTACCATGGACCCCCACTCTGCAACTGCACAGTTCTTCATTAATACCAACAGCAACAGCTTCCTCAATAACCCTGGTCAAGATGGCTGGGGTTACTGTGTGTTTGGCAAGGTTGTCGAAGGGATGGATATTGTTCGTGAGATCGAGAAGGTAGAGACCGGCAGCCACGGCTTCCATGATGATGTTCCCAAAGAGGATGTGGTCATCGAGAAGGTGTCTGTAGAGGAGTAGTCTGCAGGAGATGTCCACCTGCTTTATTGCCGACCTCCACCTCTCTGCCAGTCAGCCGGAGACGGTGGAGCGTTTTCTCCACTTTCTCGAAAGTGATGCCAGCCGACACGATGCCCTCTACATTCTGGGTGACCTGTTTGAGATCTGGCTTGGTGATGACCTCTCAGCGCCCGAATCAGAATCTATACTGCAGGCGCTGCATGGTGTCACCAGTAGCGGAACACCCATCTACATTCAACATGGCAACCGTGACTTTCTTCTTGGAGAGAGGTTTGAGCAGCAGAGTGGCTGCAAGCTGATCTCGGACCCATATCTGCTTGAAACAGATGGCTCTCGCATACTTTTGATGCATGGAGATCAACTCTGTATAGATGATACAAGCTATCAACGCTACCGTAACTTTATCCGCAACCCACTGATTCAGTGGATCATGCTCCACCTGCCAATATCTATACGCACCAGAATAGGCCAGAAGCTACGTGCCCGCAGTGATTATGACAAGGGCGAAAAAACGCAGGAGATAATGGATGTAACCAAATCCGAGGTTATACATACGATGAGCAGATGGAAAAGCCATACCCTTATTCATGGCCATACTCACCGTCCAGCTATCCACCACCTTGAGCCAGATGGAGAGCCAGCCATCAGGATCGTTCTTGGTGACTGGGAGTCAGAAAACAACGTGGTTATTTACAGTAACGGGAAATTTATCCAGCAGAGTATATAACCCAAATCCACAGATAGAAACATGAATACTGCACAACATCTTGACCCATATAGCAATATTTGCTTCCTTGGGTGTATCAATAAGTACACCGCGCGGAATCAAATTTGCTCTATGGATCAATCTGTTGCACATTATCCTACGTTTCTATCTGAGGATTTGGGTATAGACCGCTTCCGGTTGTCACGATCAAGTTGCTGTAGAAACCCAATCTCTGACTCACTGAATCCAGCCTCAACCCTTCCGGGCAGATAGAATGGTCCACGTATGACATAAGCCATATGCTCGCGCACCAGGCTTTCAAATGTCTCCTCAGGATCCACGCCACGTTTACCACAGAGATGATGAAACCATCTGGTCCCCGCTTTCACATGGCCCACCTCGTCACGCAGAATAATCTTCAATGTTTCAACACTCTGTTGATCACCAATTGAGGCGAGCTTATCCATAATCCCCGGATTAACATCTAGGCCACGGGCCTCAAGAATTCTTGGTACTAGCGCCATTCTCAACAGTGGGTCAGAAGCTGTCTTCTCCGCAGTCTCCCAGAGACCATTGTGGGCGGGAAAATCACCATACTCATACCCCAGCTGGTTAAGTCTCTCTCTGACAAGCTGAAAGTGATAGCGCTCCTCATCTGCAATCCGCAACCAGTCATCATAGTATGCGATTGGCATCTCACGAAAACGGTAGACTGCATCAAGAGCAAGATTAATTGCATTAAACTCAATATGGGCAATAGCATGAAGCATGGATGCATGCCCTTCCGGACTCCCGAGCCTTCTCCGTTTGAGCTCTCTTGGTGGCACCAGTTCCGGTTTGTGTGGATGGCCTGCCTGCCTGATTGGATCAGGTTGATTCATGGATTCAGAGCTGAGGCCTCCACTCTTCCAGAGCTCGTAGAGTCGCTCTGTCGATTCCAGCTTCTCTTCCAGACTATCCAGAAATAGGGTTAGCCCGGTCTCATCAAACAGATTCAGGAGGTCACTCGAGACCACGACTGAGATCCATCTTCAGATCCTCGATCTCCTCCAGACCTACCGCTACCCGCACCAAGCCATCACTAATACCCGCCTGCTCCTTCTCTTCCGGAGTAAGGCGGCCATGAGTTGTGGTCGCGGGGTGAGTGATGGTTGTTTTTGTATCACCGAGGTTTGCGGTGATGGAGACCATCTCGGTAGCATTAATCATCTTCCATGCAGCCTCCTTTCCTCCACTCAGCTCAAACGAGAGTATTCCGCCCGCACCACTCTGCTGGGTTGAGGCAAGCTCATGCTGGGCATGACTCTCAAGACCGGGATAGTGGACTACCGAGACCTCAGATTGCTGCTCCAGCCACCCGGCCAATTCCGTAGCATTTTTTGTATGTGCATCCATCCGCAACTTCAGGGTCTCCAGCCCCTTGAGGAAGATCCACGCATTAAACGGGCTCATGGAGGGGCCGGCTGTACGCAGGAAGCTGTATACATCATTTCCAACACCCTCCTCGGAACCGACCACTGCGCCCCCCATTGCACGCCCCTGGCCATCCAGATACTTGGTTGCAGAGTGGATAACGATATCTGCCCCTAGCGCCAGTGGCTGCTGCAGTGCCGGTGTACAGAAGACATTATCTACCGCCAATAGAGCGTTATTGCGATGCGCCAATTCAGCCAGTGCACTGATATCTCCAACCTGAGTCAATGGATTTGCCGGGGTCTCAAGAAAAAGGAGGCGGGTATTGGGGCGCATTGCCTGTTCCCACTGCAACAGATCGGTTAGAGAGACAAACGTTACCTCTACTCCAAACTTGGCCATAAACTGGTTAAAGAGAACAACTGTGGTTCCAAAAACACTGCGAGATACCACTACATGATCGCCAGCCTTCAGGACACCCATACAGGTTGAGAGAATTGCCGACATGCCTGATGCGGTTGCCACACAACGCTCTCCACCTTCCAGAGCGGCTAGACGCTGCTCAAATGTTCTTACTGTAGGGTTGGTGAAACGGGAGTAGATATTTCCTGGTTCATCTCCAGAAAATCGGGCCGCTGCCTGTTCGGCAGAGTCAAAAACGTAGCTGGAGGTAGGAAAGATTGCCTCACCGTGCTCACCCTCATTGGTTCTCTGGTGACCG harbors:
- the folD gene encoding bifunctional methylenetetrahydrofolate dehydrogenase/methenyltetrahydrofolate cyclohydrolase FolD, whose translation is MSATILDGKGIATEIKEDVRREVDSLLAKGHRQPGLAVIQVGSDPASGVYVRNKRNSCGAAGILSIEHDLPETTTQEELLAIVDQLNNDPTVDGILVQLPLPSHIDPETVIEEIHPDKDVDGFHPYNMGRLALKMPVLRPCTPKGVMTLLERTGILLEGKEAVIVGASNIVGRPMTLELLSARCTTTTCHSKTQDLEAHVRRAEILVVGVGIPNFIPGKWIREGAVVIDVGINRLDDGTLTGDVDFEGASKNASWITPVPGGVGPMTIATLLQNTLKAAEVFHGT
- a CDS encoding cysteine--tRNA ligase → MLQIYNTQSRSKETFKPIHDGKVNMYVCGMTVYDFCHVGHARVMVFFDVVVRYLRSRGYDVNYVRNITDIDDKIINRANENGEDFNDLVDRFVAALHEDAAALGIEPPTQEPRATHSMDEIIDMIEKLIANGKAYVVENGDVYCEVSEIEEYGKLSGKNLEDLQAGARVKIGDLKRDPVDFALWKSAKPDEPSWDSPWGRGRPGWHIECSAMSTQCLGNHFDIHGGGMDLIFPHHENEIAQAEGATCESFVNYWMHAGFVRVDDEKMSKSLGNFFTIREVLQKYPAEVVRYFLLTSHYRSPLNYSEENLQNAQAALTRFYTALRGIETGGVEAIEDSGWGQRFNAAMDDDFNTPEALSVLFDLVREINRLASVQPEAAASHASLLRELADILGLLQQNPEQFLQGEGSSEGGLSDEEIEQLIEDRAAARTNKDWAESDRIRDLFVEQGIVLEDGAEGTTWRRG
- a CDS encoding peptidyl-prolyl cis-trans isomerase, giving the protein MVEIKTNHGDIRLQLDSARAPFTVINFIHYVEKGHYNSTIFHRVIPGFMIQGGGFTTDYEKRPTDDMIPNEADNGLKNLPGTIAMARTSDPHSATAQFFINTANNRFLNHTRKSQRGWGYTVFGKVVDGIDVVRKIEQVETGSGGPFRTDAPQQMVVIESIQMISK
- a CDS encoding peptidyl-prolyl cis-trans isomerase; amino-acid sequence: MKVNMTTSLGEITIELDGDKAPKTVDNFLGYCRDGFYDGTIFHRVIPGFMVQGGGMEPGLTEKTTKDPVENEAANGLANDVGTLAMARTMDPHSATAQFFINTNSNSFLNNPGQDGWGYCVFGKVVEGMDIVREIEKVETGSHGFHDDVPKEDVVIEKVSVEE
- a CDS encoding UDP-2,3-diacylglucosamine diphosphatase, whose amino-acid sequence is MSTCFIADLHLSASQPETVERFLHFLESDASRHDALYILGDLFEIWLGDDLSAPESESILQALHGVTSSGTPIYIQHGNRDFLLGERFEQQSGCKLISDPYLLETDGSRILLMHGDQLCIDDTSYQRYRNFIRNPLIQWIMLHLPISIRTRIGQKLRARSDYDKGEKTQEIMDVTKSEVIHTMSRWKSHTLIHGHTHRPAIHHLEPDGEPAIRIVLGDWESENNVVIYSNGKFIQQSI
- a CDS encoding ferritin-like domain-containing protein, translating into MNLFDETGLTLFLDSLEEKLESTERLYELWKSGGLSSESMNQPDPIRQAGHPHKPELVPPRELKRRRLGSPEGHASMLHAIAHIEFNAINLALDAVYRFREMPIAYYDDWLRIADEERYHFQLVRERLNQLGYEYGDFPAHNGLWETAEKTASDPLLRMALVPRILEARGLDVNPGIMDKLASIGDQQSVETLKIILRDEVGHVKAGTRWFHHLCGKRGVDPEETFESLVREHMAYVIRGPFYLPGRVEAGFSESEIGFLQQLDRDNRKRSIPKSSDRNVG
- a CDS encoding O-succinylhomoserine sulfhydrylase produces the protein MIDPEEYGFATRAIRAGHQRTNEGEHGEAIFPTSSYVFDSAEQAAARFSGDEPGNIYSRFTNPTVRTFEQRLAALEGGERCVATASGMSAILSTCMGVLKAGDHVVVSRSVFGTTVVLFNQFMAKFGVEVTFVSLTDLLQWEQAMRPNTRLLFLETPANPLTQVGDISALAELAHRNNALLAVDNVFCTPALQQPLALGADIVIHSATKYLDGQGRAMGGAVVGSEEGVGNDVYSFLRTAGPSMSPFNAWIFLKGLETLKLRMDAHTKNATELAGWLEQQSEVSVVHYPGLESHAQHELASTQQSGAGGILSFELSGGKEAAWKMINATEMVSITANLGDTKTTITHPATTTHGRLTPEEKEQAGISDGLVRVAVGLEEIEDLKMDLSRGLE